The window ctTAAATGACCACAACTGCTTCAATTCATAAATCAATAGttgaagaaaaacatttatattttgacCTAGACTATTAGGACCGAGTATGATCGTAGATAAAACCaagaactccggcctcatacacatctcTGGTAGCAAGTTGTAAACTGTGAGTATCACCAACCAACAAGAATAAAGAGCAACAAATGATCTAAATGGATTGAATCTATTTGTACATAATCTAAGACGCATGTTTCTTGTCTCCAATAAAAACTGAGGATGTACACTGCTAAAGTGTTTCTACATTTCACCATTAGAAAGGTGTATCATCACTCCATCTACAACATCATGTGATTAGTGTCGCTCAGCAGtgtttggtgacatgaataacctttgtagTTTAGGTGTGATTggaaagtatctaagttttctaTGTGCGACAAGAGTTCTTCCCCTGTTAGTCATGGGTTTATAACGAGAATACCCATACATTTTGCATTCAGCCAACTctgtattttcaaggtagtacaacatgcagAATTTTGGACAcatatcaattttctagtatcctatACCGagaggtttcatcatggacttaacaccatataatttctcttttagtttgttcccttcaggtaaaatttttatcattcattCAAAAAttttgtcataaccggcctcactcaacccatgatctGATTTCATGGTGAACACTTGTGCAATGActaataatttactgtgatttgtgcAGTCATCCTATAATAATCTATCATCTGCAACCCTTGGGGTGAATCTTTATACATCTatgaatgatcatccattatttatatcaaaCCCATATAAAATAacgatgacaacatgtattaattaactacgttaactaagcaatttgtaaaaatattgatttagctTAAACTTATTctatctattttaatagtactcttaattcattatcaattatctatataaattttaatttccacATACTTACTAAAAATTTCAACTTGGCAATAAAGTTTACAAATATAAAAGGGACCGTTAaataattcattatttatttcattacaaaacacctaaatatatattgagaaaaGTTTTCTATTGTTGTTTACCTAATGATACATGGATgaaaattctataaataaagGTCATCGCAATATATCAATggaaaattttcatttgtatttttgtttgtatttgttaattttctagtagtggaGAAACCTAACCATAAACCCTAACATAAAAATttagcaataaaataaaataaaataaaagaggagtGTTTAATATACTTGAAATTGTAGAAAGTGAATGGTGGCGGCAGCAAAGTATGGGTGTGCTACTCAGATTTAAGCAAAATCATATAGGTAAGAAGAGAGATAGACTATCAAATTAAAAAGGTTCTAGCATTTTAATTAGACGTGAGTTGCATGTGTTATCAGTGACTTTAGATTGAGTAAAGTCATAGGTGACACATGTTACTTTTTAAACTGTTATTTTCTCAAGTTTTCAActatactatttttttcaaaatttaattgctgctatactatattaaaaaaaaacccttgaaaaCCTTCTTTTTCAAGGCcactcatttgaaaaaaaaaatatatagacatTGCATGATCCTTGTGGATCTTTAACCTTGGCTTTGTTAAAttctcatcaataaaaaaaatatttttatttataaccacaaatctaataaaaaaatttatttttaaacaacaaattaatgcaaaattaaatttgaaatttttagatctaaaaaaatctaaatctaaatattttatattatagtcACACAcatgaatctttttatttagttaagcTTACATtccaaacaaatatttattaaaattttattttattttttatttaaaattatttttatatatatattcaaatcattttaatatactaatatcaaaaataaattttaaaaaatataaaaatatattattttaataatatatttattaaaaaaaaacacttaaaacaaCATCAGCACTCCCGAATACACCTAAAATCTGCTCTCTTTCCCATACACACAGACACACAGACTGAGAGAACTTTATTTGTTCCACCAGATCTAAACTCTAAAACCCagctatttatattttatactaCAAAGTTTACTTTTCCGAAACGTAACTCTTTGTCTTGATGAATATCACAAGACCCCATCAACATCCCCTCGCACATCTCTCCATCCCATCTATGAAATCATTCAATTGAGTACATATCTTTGTCTCTGCAAAAAGAAATTGAGGAATCCATCACATACACAACCAAGCTAATTCCTACACATCCACTATTTTTTCTCACATTCTTTCCGTCCATGATGGCCCCAGATAATCTTCAGGCAAAACAGGCCCCCATAGACGACAACCAAATCACTACTAGTAACCGAAAAACAACAACGACAAGACCACAAGAGGAAGCTTTGAAGTGTCCAAGATGTGACTCGCCCAATACAAAATTCTGCTACTATAACAATTACAGTTTAACACAGCCTAGGCATTTTTGCAAGACATGTAGAAGGTACTGGACCAAAGGAGGAGCCTTGCGCAACGTTCCCTTCGGCGGTGGCTgtagaaaaaacaagaagataaagTCATCTTCAGGGCTCTCAAGTGACTCCAGTGGCTCCTCAGAGATCGGTGGATTCAACTTCTTTCATGGACTCTCCCCGGCCATGAAATTTAATCTCGGTGGGCTATCATTTCCTCGGCTAAACCTTTCACCAAATGGCATATATAACCATTTCCCTTCATTTGGGGATATTTCAGCAACGTCTGAAGCTGCAGTTACTGTTACTAGTCCTCGTTTCAGACTTGATCCATCTTTTAGTTCCACTGCTGGTTCTGGTTCCTTAATGGGGTTTAGTTATCCGCTTACTTCGGTTAGTAGTGGGTTTTGTGGAGCAATTCAAGAGAATATCGGTGGCGCATCAGTGAATGTCAACACTAATCTCGCGTCTTCAATTGAATCTCTGAGTTGTATAAACCAAGATTTACACTGGAAGTTGCAGCAACAGAGATTGGCTATGCTATTTGGTACAGGAAAAAATCATAGAGATGACAGTACTGTTTCTACAGCCCCTATTGAGAACCATGTCCAGAAACTACAACCTATTATGTTTGAAAATCTTGAAATTTCAAAACCACAAGTATGTGCTGCTGGTAATTCAAGAAAAGATGGTGCAACTAGTGGTGATCCAGCAACTGAGTGGTTCTTTGGGAATTCATATGATCAATTGACTGCCACGCCAACAAATAGGAGCAACAATGGCAATGATGACAACACAGGCAATTGGAATGGGGTTCAAGCATGGGGTGATTTGAATCAGTATAGTGCTTTGCCCTAGACAAGAAAGCATCAAGAGTTAGAAATTAATGAAACAAATAGGAAAAATGAGAATACTATCTAAATCCTAATTTGGAAGTTTTTTATCAACTTGTTCTTGGTTTGTTGGGTTCTGATCAACTTGTAAAAGTTGGGAAAAAATTAGACTATTGATCTCtttcttgtgattttctttttgttcttttgtattgttaatataatttagGGCTTGCTGTTTCTACAAATGGTGCTGATAATATTTCTCTTTGTTATTAGATGTATGTATCCCTTCTGCATATTTACCATAAAGATGCAAGACTACTGTTGTTAATGCTAGAAATAAAAGGATGGTTTCAGACCAAAAAGAAAGCGGTGGATGTTCAGCGTTCTTTCTCACAcgcagatatatatatatatatatatatatatatatatatatatatatatatatatatatatatgaaccagAATGGATGGCATTTAATTTTACACTGCATGATCGTATATTCGTATGAATATATCGGAGGTGCTAGCTTGGTATCCATCGAGCTACATATTGCCCATGGTAGCCTTATGGTCATGGTAAACAGGTGCTCCATAAGCTAGCAAGTCACGGCAGCCTTTTTCTTCAACAGTTATGTTTGGATCCTTTCTATCATCTCAATATCTTTGGGATCTGCGATGAATTTTGTACTGTTATTGAATGGGGACTTCATGCCatatctttgattttgttttatgttcGAGTCATTATCTACAACTCTCACTGTCTCAGTGTGTCGATTGCTCTTTCTGTCTCAGGAGATCTGAGTGTCAGGCACCTCAGCTAATGAACGCAAACGACGCCAGCACCACAGTATCAGTAGCTGGGTAAGTAAGGTCTTCTCTGCGTGGGTCCTCGCTTATATAGCCAGCTGCTTTGCTTTATGTGACCTCTCACTTTCTCTGTCTTTCTCTCTGAGGGTATAGGGCTCCGCATAATAATTAGTTGCAGAGTGGAGCGACTTGGGGTGTCTGAAAAAGTGGTGGTTCGAAAGTGTATTAAATGAAAGACCATCAACAAATGGAGAGCGATGGCACCCATAGCTAGCGTAGTGTTCGTTTCTTTTGCATACAAAAATGTTTTGCGTAGCTTTTTAGCTACGGTCTTGGGGAGTGAGCCCATTGTGCCaattgctgctgctgcagccACTATGGCTGGTACCGATCATCTCTCACTGTGATTCTGTTCTGTTTTTTACTAATGAGAATGAAAACTTTGCCTTTTCTTTGATTGCCT is drawn from Populus nigra chromosome 5, ddPopNigr1.1, whole genome shotgun sequence and contains these coding sequences:
- the LOC133695455 gene encoding dof zinc finger protein DOF5.7-like; translated protein: MMAPDNLQAKQAPIDDNQITTSNRKTTTTRPQEEALKCPRCDSPNTKFCYYNNYSLTQPRHFCKTCRRYWTKGGALRNVPFGGGCRKNKKIKSSSGLSSDSSGSSEIGGFNFFHGLSPAMKFNLGGLSFPRLNLSPNGIYNHFPSFGDISATSEAAVTVTSPRFRLDPSFSSTAGSGSLMGFSYPLTSVSSGFCGAIQENIGGASVNVNTNLASSIESLSCINQDLHWKLQQQRLAMLFGTGKNHRDDSTVSTAPIENHVQKLQPIMFENLEISKPQVCAAGNSRKDGATSGDPATEWFFGNSYDQLTATPTNRSNNGNDDNTGNWNGVQAWGDLNQYSALP